A genomic stretch from Setaria italica strain Yugu1 chromosome VII, Setaria_italica_v2.0, whole genome shotgun sequence includes:
- the LOC101769278 gene encoding ubiquinol oxidase 1a, mitochondrial, translating to MSSRMAGSLLLRHAGARLFTAGAVSPAAAAARPALLAGCDGVPPAVMVRLMSTSSSSPAAAAAATQKAKEEAVKAAKDGGDKKAVVINSYWGIEQTNKLVREDGTEWKWTCFRPWETYTADTSIDLTRHHEPKTMLDKIAYWTVKSLRFPTDVFFQRRYGCRAMMLETVAAVPGMVGGMLLHLRSLRRFEQSGGWIRALLEEAENERMHLMTFMEVAKPRWYERALVITVQGVFFNAYFLGYLLSPKFAHRVVGYLEEEAIHSYTEYLKDLEAGKIDNVPAPAIAIDYWRLPANATLKDVVTVVRADEAHHRDVNHFASDIHCQGMQLKESPAPIGYH from the exons ATGAGCTCCCGGATGGCCGgatccctcctcctccgccacgccGGCGCCCGCTTGTTCACCGCGGGGGCGGTCtccccagcggcggcggccgcgaggcCGGCACTGCTCGCTGGCTGCGACGGCGTCCCGCCGGCGGTCATGGTGCGGTTGATGtccacgtcctcctcctctcccgccgcggcggcggcagcaacgcAGAAGGCGAAGGAGGAGGCGGTGAAGGCGGCCAAGGACGGAGGGGACAAGAAGGCCGTGGTGATCAACAGCTACTGGGGCATCGAGCAGACGAACAAGCTGGTGCGGGAGGACGGCACCGAGTGGAAGTGGACGTGCTTTAGG CCATGGGAGACGTACACGGCGGACACCTCCATCGATCTGACCAGGCACCACGAGCCCAAGACGATGCTCGACAAGATCGCCTACTGGACCGTCAAGTCACTGCGCTTCCCCACCGACGTCTTCTTCCAG AGGCGGTATGGCTGCCGGGCGATGATGCTAGAGACCGTGGCCGCGGTGCCGGGGATGGTGGGCGGCATGCTGCTCCACCTGCGCTCGCTCCGCCGCTTCGAGCAGAGCGGCGGCTGGATCCGCGCGCTGCTTGAGGAGGCCGAGAACGAGCGCATGCACCTCATGACCTTCATGGAGGTGGCCAAGCCGAGGTGGTACGAGCGCGCGCTGGTGATCACCGTCCAGGGCGTCTTCTTCAACGCCTACTTCCTCGGCTACCTCCTCTCCCCCAAGTTCGCGCACCGCGTCGTCGGCTACCTCGAGGAGGAGGCCATCCACTCGTACACCGAGTACCTCAAGGACCTGGAGGCCGGCAAGATCGACAACGTCCCCGCCCCGGCCATCGCCATCGACTACTGGCGCCTCCCCGCCAACGCCACGCTCAAGGACGTCGTGACCGTGGTGCGCGCTGACGAGGCTCACCACCGTGATGTCAACCACTTCGCATCG GACATCCACTGCCAGGGCATGCAGCTGAAGGAGTCCCCTGCGCCGATCGGATACCACTGA
- the LOC101770088 gene encoding ubiquinol oxidase 1b, mitochondrial isoform X3 — protein sequence MSCRMAGTALLRHLGPRLFTAEPVSGLAGRGLVPAAARILPARMSSTAAEAAKEPAATEQHGGSTNKPKPAAPDGQDSKKGIVSYWGIEPRKLAKEDGTEWRWFCFRPWDTYRADTSIDMKKHHEPRALPDKLAYLLVRSLIVPKQLFFQRRHASHALLLETVAAVPGMVGGMLLHLRSLRRFEHSGGWIRALLEEAENERMHLMTFLEVAQPRWWERALVLAAQGVYFNAYFVAYLASPKFAHRFVGYLEEEAVHSYTEYLKDLEAGLIENTPAPAIAIDYWRLPADARLKDVVTVVRADEAHHRDVNHFASDIHYQGMKLKDTPAPLGYH from the exons ATGAGCTGCCGAATGGCCGGAACCGCGCTCCTGCGCCACCTGGGTCCCCGCCTCTTCACGGCCGAGCCGGTGTCCGGGCTCGCCGGGAGAGGGCTCGTGCCCGCGGCCGCCAGGATTCTCCCCGCGCGGATGTCCAGCACCGCCGCGGAGGCCGCCAAAGAACCAGCCGCGACGGAGCAGCACGGCGGCAGCACCAACAAGCCGAAGCCCGCGGCGCCAGATGGGCAGGACAGCAAGAAGGGCATCGTCAGCTACTGGGGCATCGAGCCGCGGAAGCTCGCGAAGGAGGACGGCACGGAGTGGAGGTGGTTCTGCTTCAGg CCATGGGACACGTACAGAGCCGACACGTCGATCGACATGAAGAAGCACCACGAGCCGAGGGCGCTTCCCGACAAGCTGGCCTACTTGCTGGTCCGGTCGCTGATCGTGCCCAAGCAGCTCTTCTTCCAGCGGCGGCACGCGAGCCACGCGCTGCTCCTGGAGACGGTGGCCGCCGTGCCGGGCATGGTGGGCGGCATGCTCCTCCACCTGCGCTCGCTCCGCCGCTTCGAGCACAGCGGCGGCTGGATCCGGGCGCTGCTGGAGGAGGCCGAGAACGAGCGCATGCACCTCATGACGTTCCTGGAGGTGGCGCAGCCGCGGTGGTGGGAGCGCGCGCTCGTGCTCGCCGCGCAGGGCGTCTACTTCAACGCCTACTTCGTCGCCTACCTCGCGTCGCCCAAGTTCGCGCACCGCTTCGTCGGCTAcctcgaggaggaggccgtgcacTCGTACACCGAGTACCTCAAGGACCTCGAGGCCGGCCTCATCGAGaacacgccggcgccggccatcGCCATCGACTACTGGCGCCTCCCCGCCGACGCCAGGCTCAAGGACGTCGTCACCGTCGTGCGCGCCGACGAGGCGCACCACCGCGACGTCAACCACTTCGCGTCG GACATCCATTACCAGGGGATGAAGCTGAAGGACACGCCTGCGCCGCTCGGGTACCACTGA
- the LOC101768464 gene encoding uncharacterized protein LOC101768464 isoform X1 gives MYNLHLQHQAVTLHPSRLQARVTAPHRQAKLPRRRRFAPPLLLHAESSRFACVPRASATGSPRPDPGEGEPGRNGGFWTKWMVGSAEARARVAKLGLAAVLAYGLFDAVTYTTFFVLAFLGYEKSTGKNPAANLKALLGIVILMWTGNNVTRPFRVAGATALAPVIDKGLKGVQEKLNLPTQMYAFALVIGSVATVCFTIVGILILSKWGK, from the exons atgTATAACCTTCACCTGCAGCACCAGGCGGTCACTCTACACCCAAGCCGCCTACAAGCCCGCGTCACCGCGCCACACAGACAAGCAaagctgccgcgccgccgccgcttcgcgCCACCACTCCTACTCCACGCGGAGAGCAGCAGATTCGCCTGCGTGCCCCGCGCGTCGGCCACCGGAAGCCCACGCCCCGACCCGGGCGAGGGCGAGCCCGGACGGAATGGTGGGTTCTGGACCAAGTGGATG GTGGGGAGCGCGGAGGCGAGGGCCAGGGTGGCCAAGCTCGGCCTGGCCGCCGTGCTGGCCTACGGGCTGTTCGACGCCGTCACCTACACCACCTTCTTCGTGCTCGCCTTCCTCGGCTACGAGAAGAGCACCGGCAAGAACCCTGCGGCCAATCTCAAGGCTCTGCTCGGG ATTGTTATCCTAATGTGGACTGGTAACAACGTTACAAGGCCATTCCGAGTCGCTGGTGCAACTGCTTTGGCCCCGGTGATTGACAAGGGCTTGAAGGGTGTCCAGGAGAAACTTAACCTTCCAACCCAGATGTATGCCTTTGCACTTGTGATTGGATCTGTGGCCACGGTATGCTTCACAATAGTTGGTATCTTGATCCTCTCAAAGTGGGGAAAGTAA
- the LOC101768464 gene encoding uncharacterized protein LOC101768464 isoform X2 produces the protein MYNLHLQHQAVTLHPSRLQARVTAPHRQAKLPRRRRFAPPLLLHAESSRFACVPRASATGSPRPDPGEGEPGRNGGFWTKWMVGSAEARARVAKLGLAAVLAYGLFDAVTYTTFFVLAFLGYEKSTGKNPAANLKALLGIVILMWTGNNVTRPFRVAGATALAPVIDKGLKGVQEKLNLPTQMYAFALVIGSVATQEHLE, from the exons atgTATAACCTTCACCTGCAGCACCAGGCGGTCACTCTACACCCAAGCCGCCTACAAGCCCGCGTCACCGCGCCACACAGACAAGCAaagctgccgcgccgccgccgcttcgcgCCACCACTCCTACTCCACGCGGAGAGCAGCAGATTCGCCTGCGTGCCCCGCGCGTCGGCCACCGGAAGCCCACGCCCCGACCCGGGCGAGGGCGAGCCCGGACGGAATGGTGGGTTCTGGACCAAGTGGATG GTGGGGAGCGCGGAGGCGAGGGCCAGGGTGGCCAAGCTCGGCCTGGCCGCCGTGCTGGCCTACGGGCTGTTCGACGCCGTCACCTACACCACCTTCTTCGTGCTCGCCTTCCTCGGCTACGAGAAGAGCACCGGCAAGAACCCTGCGGCCAATCTCAAGGCTCTGCTCGGG ATTGTTATCCTAATGTGGACTGGTAACAACGTTACAAGGCCATTCCGAGTCGCTGGTGCAACTGCTTTGGCCCCGGTGATTGACAAGGGCTTGAAGGGTGTCCAGGAGAAACTTAACCTTCCAACCCAGATGTATGCCTTTGCACTTGTGATTGGATCTGTGGCCACG CAGGAACACCTGGAATAG
- the LOC101768061 gene encoding clathrin interactor EPSIN 1: MDFMKVFDQTVREIKREVNLKVLKVPEIEQKALDATSDEPWGPHGSALSELAQATKKFAECQMVMNVLWSRLAERGANWRHVYKALTIIEYLIANGSERAVDDILDHYSKISVLSSFEYVEPNGKDAGINVRKKVETIVGILNDKERIKAVRDKAASNRDKYVGLSSTGITYKSSSTAFGSNYSSGERYGSFSGTREGDSFGDSYRDKEPVKTSTSNTGSQKSGSKLRKDTKPDRRNEDYSSPSSLKPPSNTNNSEDDFDDFDPRGSNGKATAKSSEVDLFGPNLMDDFIDASPATDSAVEPQADLFADADFQTATASAETAANTDVQDNVDLFAEKTSFAAAFLPQTGFIPPPSSGISSEVNTSVSKKAAPEPFDPFGAIPLNSFDGSDPFGGFSSNAGSSTVPPPTHSSTGNVSTSSQNLQAASDFGTFVSNNEEAAKDPFDLSSTVNVGKTPLAAPKTDASDFGAFVSSTEESAKDPFDLSSSSNIGKTDQTPLAAPKPSAKKENFQVKSGIWADSLSRGLIDLNISAPKKVNLADIGIVGGLGDGSDEKAMPSWTMGTASGLGMSGIPSTQGGGIESLANYNKHQFGFK; the protein is encoded by the exons ATGGATTTCATGAAGGTTTTCGATCAGACTGTGCGTGAGAT CAAGAGGGAGGTCAATCTGAAGGTGCTAAAGGTCCCCGAGATTGAGCAGAAG gcACTTGATGCCACAAGTGATGAACCATGGGGCCCTCATGGTAGTGCGCTTTCAGAGCTTGCACAGGCTACTAAGAAGTT TGCTGAATGCCAGATGGTAATGAATGTCCTATGGAGTAGGCTTGCTGAGAGAGGCGCGAATTGGCGTCATGTGTACAAG GCCTTGACAATTATTGAGTACTTGATAGCAAACGGTTCTGAGAGGGCAGTTGATGACATTCTTGACCATTATTCTAAGATCTCG GTTCTTTCAAGTTTTGAGTATGTGGAGCCTAATGGAAAAGATGCTGGAATAAATGTGAGAAAGAAAGTAGAAACTATTGTGGGCATCCTAAATGACAAGGAGAGAATAAAGGCTGTGAGAGACAAAGCGGCCAGCAATCGTGACAA GTACGTTGGACTATCGTCCACAGGGATAACATATAAGTCAAGCTCAACCGCATTTGGCAGTAACTACAGTTCAGGCGAACGTTATGGGAGTTTCAGTGGCACAAGGGAAGGTGACTCATTCGGTGACAGTTACAGGGACAAAGAACCTGTTAAAACCTCCACAAGTAATACTGGCAGCCAGAAATCTGGCAGTAAGTTGAGAAAGGACACAAAGCCTGATAGAAG GAATGAGGATTATAGTTCGCCCAGCTCCTTGAAGCCCCCATCTAATACAAACAACAGCGAGGACGACTTTGATGACTTTGATCCCCGTGGATCTAATG GCAAAGCTACTGCTAAATCAAGCGAGGTGGATCTGTTTGGGCCAAACTTGATGGACGATTTCATTGATGCATCTCCAGCAACAGACAGTGCCGTAGAACCACAGGCCGATCTGTTTGCTGATGCAGATTTCCAAACAGCAACTGCAAGCGCAGAGACAGCTGCAAATACGGATGTCCAG GATAACGTTGACCTTTTTGCGGAAAAGACATCTTTTGCTGCAGCATTTCTGCCACAGACTGGGTTTATTCCACCACCAAGTTCTGGGATATCTTCTGAAGTAAACACTTCGGTATCCAAGAAAGCGGCTCCTGAACCTTTTGATCCTTTTGGTGCTATTCCTTTGAACAGTTTCGATGGATCTGACCCATTTGGTGGCTTCAGCTCAAATGCCGGATCATCTACTGTACCACCACCCACCCACAGTTCTACTGGAAATGTCAGCACATCAAGCCAGAACCTTCAGGCTGCATCAGACTTTGGTACCTTTGTATCGAACAATGAGGAAGCAGCTAAAGATCCATTTGATCTTTCTTCAACTGTCAATGTCGGAAAAACACCTTTGGCAGCTCCCAAGACAGATGCATCTGATTTTGGTGCCTTTGTATCTAGCACTGAGGAATCAGCGAAGGACCCTTTTGATCTTTCTTCGAGTAGCAACATTGGAAAGACAGACCAAACACCTTTGGCAGCTCCCAAGCCTAGcgcaaagaaagaaaattttCAGGTGAAGTCTGGCATATGGGCAGACTCCTTGAGCCGAGGATTGATTGATCTGAACATAAGTGCAC CAAAGAAGGTGAACCTAGCTGACATTGGAATCGTCGGTGGGCTCGGTGATGGGTCTGATGAGAAGGCCATGCCCTCTTGGACCATGGGCACGGCATCTGGCCTAGGAATGTCTGGTATCCCATCTACTCAAGGTGGAGGCATCGAGAGCTTAGCAAACTACAACAAGCACCAGTTCGGCTTCAAATGA
- the LOC101767662 gene encoding cell division cycle 20.2, cofactor of APC complex, whose product MDAGSNSISSQKCGSRRAAPPRPALQEAGSRPYMPPLSTGPRNPSAKCYGDRFIPERSAMDMDFAHYLLTEPRKGKENPAAAVSPAKEAYRKLLAEKLLNNRTRILAFRNKPPEPQNVLTDLRSDVVQAKPAKQRRHIPQSSERTLDAPELADDYYLNLLDWGSSNVLSIALGSTVYLWDASSGSTSELVTIDEDFGPVTSVSWAPDGRHIAVGLNSSDVQLFDTTSNRLLRTLRGVHELRVGSMAWNDSILTTGGMDGKIVNNDVRIRNSVVQTYHGHEQEVCGLKWSGSGQQLASGGNDNLLHIWDVSMSSSVQSAGRTQWLHRLQDHLAAVKALAWCPFQSNLLASGGGGGDRCIKFWNTHTGACLNSVDTGSQVCALLWNKNERELLSSHGFTQNQLTLWKYPSMVKMAELNGHTSRVLFMAQSPDGCTVASAAADETLRFWNVFGTPEAAPKAAAKASHTGIFNSFNHIR is encoded by the exons ATGGACGCAGGATCCAACTCCATCTCGTCGCAGAAGTGCGGCAGCCgacgcgcggcgccgccgcggccggcgctccAGGAGGCAGGGTCCAGGCCGTACATGCCGCCGCTCAGCACGGGGCCCCGCAACCCGTCGGCCAAGTGCTAC GGCGACAGGTTCATCCCGGAGCGGTCGGCGATGGACATGGACTTTGCGCATTACCTGCTGACGGAACCGAGGAAGGGCAAGGAGAACCCGGCAGCGGCGGTGTCCCCGGCCAAGGAGGCGTACCGCAAGCTGCTGGCCGAGAAGCTGCTCAACAACCGCACCAGGATACTCGCCTTCCGGAACAAGCCGCCAGAGCCTCAGAACGTGCTCACGGATCTCCGTTCTGATGTGGTCCAAGCCAAGCCGGCGAAGCAGCGCCGACACATTCCCCAG TCTTCAGAGAGGACTCTGGATGCGCCAGAGCTCGCTGACGATTACTACCTCAACCTGCTAGATTGGGGAAGCAGCAATGTGCTGTCCATTGCGCTAGGCAGCACGGTGTACCTCTGGGATGCCTCCAGTGGGTCTACTTCTGAGCTTGTTACCATTGATGAGGACTTTGGTCCTGTCACAAGCGTTAGCTGGGCTCCTGATGGCCGGCACATTGCTGTAGGACTGAACTCCTCTGATGTCCAGCTTTTTGACACTACCTCGAACCGACTG CTGAGGACACTGCGAGGTGTGCATGAGTTGAGGGTTGGTTCTATGGCATGGAACGACAGCATCTTGACAACTGGTGGCATGGACGGCAAGATCGTGAACAATGATGTGAGGATCAGGAACAGTGTTGTGCAGACATACCATGGACATGAGCAGGAGGTGTGTGGGCTCAAATGGTCAGGATCAGGGCAGCAACTGGCCAGTGGTGGAAATGACAACCTCCTACACATCTGGGATGTGTCCATGTCATCCTCTGTGCAGTCTGCAGGGCGTACGCAATGGTTGCACAGGCTTCAGGATCACTTGGCTGCCGTGAAGGCACTGGCATGGTGCCCATTCCAAAGCAACCTGCTGGCTTCTGGCGGTGGTGGGGGTGATCGCTGCATCAAGTTCTGGAACACCCACACTGGTGCATGCCTCAACTCAGTTGACACTGGATCGCAAGTGTGCGCACTGCTCTGGAACAAGAATGAGAGGGAGCTGCTAAGCTCACACGGGTTCACTCAGAATCAGCTCACCCTGTGGAAGTACCCATCGATGGTTAAGATGGCCGAACTCAATGGCCATACCTCCCGCGTCCTGTTCATGGCTCAG AGCCCTGATGGATGCACTGTGGCATCTGCTGCAGCAGATGAGACATTACGGTTCTGGAATGTGTTTGGAACTCCTGAAGCGGCGCCTAAGGCTGCAGCCAAGGCTTCCCACACTGGGATCTTCAATAGCTTCAACCATATCCGATGA
- the LOC101768464 gene encoding uncharacterized protein LOC101768464 isoform X3, with protein MYNLHLQHQAVTLHPSRLQARVTAPHRQAKLPRRRRFAPPLLLHAESSRFACVPRASATGSPRPDPGEGEPGRNGGFWTKWMVGSAEARARVAKLGLAAVLAYGLFDAVTYTTFFVLAFLGYEKSTGKNPAANLKALLGIVILMWTGNNVTRPFRVAGATALAPVIDKGLKGVQEKLNLPTQMYAFALVIGSVATEHLE; from the exons atgTATAACCTTCACCTGCAGCACCAGGCGGTCACTCTACACCCAAGCCGCCTACAAGCCCGCGTCACCGCGCCACACAGACAAGCAaagctgccgcgccgccgccgcttcgcgCCACCACTCCTACTCCACGCGGAGAGCAGCAGATTCGCCTGCGTGCCCCGCGCGTCGGCCACCGGAAGCCCACGCCCCGACCCGGGCGAGGGCGAGCCCGGACGGAATGGTGGGTTCTGGACCAAGTGGATG GTGGGGAGCGCGGAGGCGAGGGCCAGGGTGGCCAAGCTCGGCCTGGCCGCCGTGCTGGCCTACGGGCTGTTCGACGCCGTCACCTACACCACCTTCTTCGTGCTCGCCTTCCTCGGCTACGAGAAGAGCACCGGCAAGAACCCTGCGGCCAATCTCAAGGCTCTGCTCGGG ATTGTTATCCTAATGTGGACTGGTAACAACGTTACAAGGCCATTCCGAGTCGCTGGTGCAACTGCTTTGGCCCCGGTGATTGACAAGGGCTTGAAGGGTGTCCAGGAGAAACTTAACCTTCCAACCCAGATGTATGCCTTTGCACTTGTGATTGGATCTGTGGCCACG GAACACCTGGAATAG
- the LOC101768861 gene encoding myb family transcription factor PHL11 — MMEGRYGGGGGGAMSRDPKPRLRWTPDLHQRFVDAVDKLGGPDKATPKSVLRLMGMKGLTLYHLKSHLQKYRLGKQGKKSTGLELANGGGFAAPGLSFPTPTPIPGVPAEGKNTGEMPLADALRYQIQVQRKLQEQLEVQKKLQMRIEAQGKYLKAILEKAERNISSDVNAPSDNIESTRSQLMDFNLALSGFMDNATRVCEENNEQLVKALSDDKHKDNNLGFQLYQVGCQGAKEVKWTPKTEDLLQLDLNIKGGYDLSSRGMQACEVDLKINQQMI, encoded by the exons ATGATGGAGGGGAGatacggcggcggtggcggtggggcgATGTCGCGGGACCCCAAGCCGCGGCTGCGGTGGACGCCGGACCTCCACCAGCGCTTCGTCGACGCCGTCGACAAGCTCGGCGGCCCGGACA AAGCAACGCCAAAGTCGGTGCTCAGATTGATGGGCATGAAAGGCCTCACTCTGTACCATCTGAAAAGCCATCTTCAG AAATATAGACTCGGAAAACAGGGAAAGAAAAGCACAGGTCTGGAACTTGCCAACGGTGGTG GATTTGCCGCACCAGGCCTCAGTTTTCCCACTCCAACACCTATTCCAGGTGTTCCTGCTGAAGGAAAGAACACAGG AGAGATGCCACTTGCTGATGCACTAAGGTATCAAATTCAAGTCCAAAGAAAACTACAAGAACAACTTGAG GTGCAAAAGAAGCTGCAGATGCGAATTGAGGCCCAAGGGAAGTACTTAAAGGCGATACTAGAGAAAGCTGAGAGAAACATTTCCTCCGATGTAAATGCACCCAGTGACAACATAGAATCAACCAGATCACAGCTCATGGACTTCAACCTAGCACTATCAGGTTTCATGGACAATGCAACTAGAGTGTGCGAAGAAAATAACGAACAATTGGTGAAAGCTTTATCTGATGACAAACATAAAGACAATAATTTAGGCTTTCAGCTCTACCAAGTAGGATGTCAGGGGGCAAAGGAAGTCAAATGGACACCAAAAACTGAAGACTTGCTCCAACTAGACTTGAATATTAAAGGCGGATATGACCTCTCCTCTAGAGGAATGCAAGCATGTGAGGTAGATTTGAAAATCAACCAGCAGATGATATAG